One stretch of Priestia megaterium DNA includes these proteins:
- a CDS encoding electron transfer flavoprotein subunit beta/FixA family protein — protein MNIYVLVKRTFDTEEKLSLKNGQIVEDGAEFIINPYDEYAVEEAIQLKEKHGGEITVVSVGGEESEKELRTALAMGADKAVLINTEDDIEDGDQYTTSRLLAQYLKEQSPDLILAGNVAIDGGSGQVGPRVAEQLEIPYITTITKLDIEGEKVTVVRDVEGDSEVIETSLPLLVTAQQGLNEPRYPSLPGIMKAKKKPLVEVELDDLDLDEDDVEAKTKTIEIYLPPKKDAGRVLQGDIKDQVTELVNLLHKEAKVI, from the coding sequence AAAAAATGGTCAAATTGTTGAAGATGGTGCTGAATTTATTATTAATCCTTACGATGAGTATGCAGTTGAAGAAGCTATTCAGCTAAAGGAAAAGCATGGCGGGGAGATTACGGTCGTGAGTGTAGGAGGGGAAGAATCAGAAAAAGAACTCCGAACAGCTTTGGCTATGGGAGCAGATAAAGCGGTTTTAATCAATACGGAAGATGACATAGAAGATGGCGATCAGTATACGACTTCTAGGCTGCTGGCACAGTACTTAAAAGAACAATCTCCTGACTTAATTTTGGCAGGAAACGTAGCGATTGACGGAGGTTCGGGCCAAGTGGGACCGCGCGTAGCAGAACAGTTAGAAATCCCTTATATTACGACCATTACAAAATTGGATATCGAAGGTGAAAAAGTGACTGTTGTACGCGATGTGGAAGGTGATTCCGAGGTTATTGAAACGTCGCTTCCTCTTTTAGTAACAGCTCAGCAGGGACTTAACGAACCTCGCTATCCATCTCTTCCAGGGATTATGAAAGCGAAGAAGAAACCGTTGGTTGAAGTGGAATTGGATGATTTAGATTTAGATGAAGATGATGTAGAAGCAAAAACAAAGACTATTGAAATTTATTTGCCTCCGAAAAAAGACGCAGGACGCGTATTACAAGGAGATATAAAAGATCAAGTGACAGAACTGGTCAATTTACTGCATAAGGAAGCAAAAGTCATTTAA